A portion of the Aquicoccus sp. G2-2 genome contains these proteins:
- a CDS encoding type II secretion system F family protein encodes MGISAEPIIYGLIFIGVLVLVEGLYLTVFGKSISLNNRVNRRLDMLEKGVNREEVMEKLRKEMHQHMKSRKIPLYSLLADKAQKAAIAFSPSQLIMIMAGLSVVAFVGLTVGTETSLQIRIGIAAAMGIGGVYMWVGHKANKRLSMIEEQLPDAVELMVRSLRVGHPFSSAVQIVSKEVKDPLASEFGIISDETAYGRDMGEALKELAERIGLQDLRFLAVAVTIQQQSGGNLAEILSGLAKVIRARFRLFRRVKAITAEAKWSGKFLSGFPVAALIVINVMDPHYYDEVMDTPYFIPACLFVGGFLTLNLIVMRWLTNIKV; translated from the coding sequence ATGGGTATCAGTGCAGAACCAATCATTTACGGCCTGATTTTCATCGGCGTTCTCGTGCTCGTCGAGGGCCTCTACCTGACCGTTTTCGGCAAGTCGATCTCACTCAACAACCGGGTCAATCGTCGCCTGGATATGCTTGAAAAAGGTGTCAACCGCGAAGAGGTGATGGAAAAACTCCGCAAGGAGATGCACCAACACATGAAATCGCGGAAAATTCCGCTCTATTCGCTTCTGGCCGACAAAGCCCAGAAGGCAGCCATCGCGTTTTCTCCTTCACAACTCATCATGATTATGGCGGGGCTTTCGGTGGTGGCCTTTGTTGGGCTCACCGTCGGCACCGAGACCTCGCTCCAGATCCGCATTGGCATCGCTGCTGCAATGGGGATCGGCGGAGTTTACATGTGGGTCGGCCACAAGGCGAATAAGCGCCTTAGCATGATTGAAGAACAACTTCCCGACGCAGTGGAGCTTATGGTTCGCAGTTTGCGTGTCGGTCATCCCTTTTCCTCCGCGGTACAAATCGTTTCAAAGGAAGTGAAAGACCCGCTTGCCTCCGAATTCGGCATCATCTCTGATGAAACCGCCTATGGCCGCGACATGGGCGAGGCGTTGAAAGAACTGGCCGAACGAATTGGATTGCAGGACTTGCGCTTCCTTGCGGTTGCCGTAACCATCCAGCAACAATCAGGCGGCAACCTGGCCGAAATTCTATCCGGTCTGGCCAAGGTGATCCGGGCACGCTTTCGTCTTTTCCGCCGGGTCAAGGCAATCACGGCAGAGGCAAAGTGGTCGGGCAAGTTCCTGTCTGGCTTCCCTGTCGCGGCTCTCATCGTGATCAATGTCATGGACCCGCATTACTATGACGAGGTGATGGACACTCCATACTTCATCCCGGCCTGCCTTTTCGTCGGTGGCTTTCTCACGCTGAATCTCATCGTGATGCGCTGGCTCACCAATATCAAAGTCTGA